A genome region from Pseudorca crassidens isolate mPseCra1 chromosome 20, mPseCra1.hap1, whole genome shotgun sequence includes the following:
- the ZNF835 gene encoding LOW QUALITY PROTEIN: zinc finger protein 835 (The sequence of the model RefSeq protein was modified relative to this genomic sequence to represent the inferred CDS: deleted 2 bases in 1 codon): MEGLLTVAVQQDSELEETPKHEGHFRGGQENQEVHEEDPTEDCIPEHGECTRTPRTRSSPTTTQADCRPQRRGAPRKNPNQKNTDASAEEEEERGGGTRKPWKCQDCGKAFSYCSAFTLHQRTHTGEKPFSCPDCSKAFSQSVHLMLHRQTHTGERPYTCGECGKAFSQGSYLAAHRRTHTGQRPHSCADCGKAFMRPTHLAQHRRVHTGERPFVCGQCAKTFRNRSSLLEHQRIHTGEKPFVCAQCDKAFRFSSALIRHQRTHTAERPYACGQCAKAFTQITHLAQHRRVHTGEKPYTCPECGAPFSQSASLAEHRRIHTGEKPYTCAQCGKAFTQVSHLSQHRRMHTGERPYACRDCGRAFSNRSHLVQHHLVHTGVQPYKCLECGTTFSHVSSLIEHQKVHTGEKPYRCRDCGRAFSQGSSLTLHRRTHTGERPYACPECGKAFSNRSYLIQHHIVHTGEKPYECSGCGKAFGFSSALIRHQRTHADAGGGHLCPVATPDSTPEL; this comes from the exons ATGGAAGGACTCTTGACGGTTGCCGTCCAGCAAGACTCTGAGTTGGAAGAAACCCCGAAACACGAAGGTCATTTCAGGGGTGGCCAGGAGAACCAGGAGGTCCACGAGGAAGACCCCACGGAGGACTGCATCCCAGAGCATGGTGAATGCACCAGAACCCCCAGGACCAGATCGAGCCCCACAACTACCCAGGCTGactgcaggccccagaggcgcGGTGCACCAAGAAAGAACCCAAACCAGAAGAACACAGACGCCAgcgcagaggaggaggaggaacgaGGTGGTGGCACCAGAAAGCCGTGGAAGTGTCAGGACTGTGGAAAGGCCTTCAGCTACTGCTCGGCCTTCACCCTGCACCAAAGAACCCACACAGGGGAGAAGCCGTTCTCCTGCCCCGACTGCAGCAAGGCCTTTAGCCAGAGCGTGCACCTGATGCTGCACCGGCAGACACACACGGGTGAGCGGCCCTACACATGCGGTGAGTGCGGCAAGGCCTTTAGCCAGGGCTCCTACCTGGCAGCGCACCGGCGCACACACACGGGCCAGCGGCCACACAGCTGTGCAGACTGTGGTAAGGCTTTCATGCGCCCCACGCACCTGGCGCAGCACCGGCGTGTGCACACAGGCGAGCGGCCCTTCGTGTGTGGCCAGTGTGCCAAGACCTTTCGCAACCGCTCCTCCCTGCTGGAGCACCAGCGCATCCACACGGGCGAGAAGCCATTCGTGTGTGCACAGTGCGACAAGGCCTTCCGCTTCTCCTCGGCGCTCATCCGCCACCAGCGCACGCACACTGCCGAGCGGCCCTACGCCTGTGGCCAGTGTGCCAAGGCCTTCACGCAGATCACGCACCTGGCGCAGCACCGTCGCGTGCACACAGGCGAGAAGCCCTACACGTGCCCCGAGTGCGGTGCGCCCTTCAGCCAGAGCGCCTCGCTGGCCGAGCACCGGCGCATCCACACGGGCGAGAAGCCGTACACGTGCGCGCAGTGCGGCAAGGCCTTCACGCAGGTGTCGCACCTGAGCCAGCACCGGCGCATGCACACTGGAGAGCGGCCCTACGCCTGCCGGGACTGCGGCCGCGCCTTCAGCAACCGCTCGCACCTGGTGCAGCACCACCTCGTGCACACGGGGGTGCAGCCCTACAAGTGCCTGGAGTGCGGCACCACCTTCAGCCACGTGTCCTCCCTAATTGAGCACCAGAAGGTCCACACCGGAGAGAAGCCCTACCGGTGCAGGGACTGCGGCCGTGCCTTCAGCCAGGGCTCATCGCTGACGCTGCACCGGCGCACACACACCGGTGAGCGGCCCTACGCGTGCCCTGAGTGCGGCAAGGCCTTCAGCAACCGCTCCTACCTGATCCAGCACCACATCGTGCACACCGGGGAGAAGCCGTACGAGTGCAGTGGCTGCGGCAAGGCCTTCGGCTTCTCCTCCGCCCTAATTCGACACCAGAGGACACACGCTGAC GCAGGTGGGGGACACCTTTGCCCAGTTGCCACACCTGACTCAACACCTGAGCTCTGA